The DNA window GCTGTCGTGGGTGGTGGCCGCGGTGGTGGCCACGTCCGTGATCACGTTGGGGCCGTCGGGAGCACAAGTCTCGGTCAGGTGAGCGGAAAACCCCTTCCAGCTGATGATGTGTCCGTGCCGTGCGTAGCGGGCCGAGGTGTCGTAGGGAGAAACGACCGCCCGGGACGAGGGCGGCAGCCCGAGCCCGCCTTCCTTCTCGGCAGTGCGCCAGCGCCGGTGGCCTGCGGCGTCACGGTGGTAGTTCTGCACCATGATCTGGCGCAGGGCCTGGATACGAGGACCGGACGCGCGGTCTGCTCCGTGCTGGTAGAGGTGCTCCAGGAGCCGGACGGCGTCGTTTCCAGTGGCAAGGATCCTGGTCTTGGGCTTGGTGGGGTTCTTGCCCAGGCGGACCGGTCGGCCGTAGCGGCGCCCCCAGTCCTCATCGACCAGCTCGTCCAGCAGGTGAGGGGAGGTGCCGGCGACCTCTTCCAGTGCGGCGCGGACCGCCTCGGTGATCAGCTCCAGGCGAGTCAGGTCACGCACCGCGGCCAGGACATGGGTGGAATCGGTGCGCTGGGTGGTGCGCTCGCGCACCAGTCCGGCCTCCTTGAGGCGCGCGAGCGCAAGGTCGAGGAGGCGGTCAGCACGGTTGCCTTCGGCGAGACGATCGCGGAAATCGGCCAGCACGCTGTGATGGCACCCGGGGTCATCCAGCTCCATGGCCATCGCGTACTTGAAGTCGATGCGGCAGCGGACCGCCTCGGCGGCCTGCCGGCCCGACAGGCCGAGCAGGAACTGCAGCACACAGACGGTGGCCAGTTGAGCAGGCGAGAGCCCCGGGCGTCCGTCGCGCGGGTACCAGTCGGCGAAGTCCTCGTCATGCCACAGCCCGTCCAGCCGGTCTCTCACCCATATCGCCGTCGTGCGGCCCGGGTTGCTCGCCCGCGCGACCTGCGCAGTCAGAGACGGGACCTGCTCACCGGAACGTGGACGGAGGGACAACGGGCACCTCGACAACTGCATCGGCCATCGGACTACCCGAGCGTGCCCGTTGACCATGCTGCCGCACCGCAAAACTCCAAGATCCCCGACAGAGTCAAGCTAGTAGGGGAGGAGCGTCCGCCGGCGGTGGAGCCTTGATGCCGTCGAGCACAGGCGCAATCTCGTCGTACATGCGAACAGCTTCGGCCCCCACCGGATGTCAGGGGCGGTCGCCCTTGTCGTCGACGATTCCCGTGGCCAGGAGCGCGTTCTGGAACATGAGGTCGCCCGCCTTCCAGGGCCGGTCAGGGGTGTCGTCGGCGCCCGGGAACGTGTCCTTGTAGTCCTTGACGACGATCTGTCGGTCGCCGAGGTACTGGTATGTGTGCGGGTCGATCAGGATCTCGCGGCGGACCTTCTGCCCCTTCTCTTCGTGCCCGACCGCGAGGGCGTCCCGGCCCGCGAGGTCCCGTACGAGATGGTCGGTGACCTCGGCGCCGGGGACCGCGGCCAGCGCGCGGTACAGCTTGGCGAGCGCCTGCGGCGGGATGGGCTGGGACTTGAAGAGCACACTCAGTGCACCCATGTCCTGCTCCCCCTCGGACTTGGGGTTGCCCTTCCCGGACGGGTAGTAGGCGCGGACCTTCTTCAGCATGGCGGCCGGGTCGTCCGGCAGCTCGTCGAGGAAGCGGAGCCGTTCGCGCATGGAGCGGTCGTCGCCCTCCTTGCCGTTCTCGAAGCGCGGGTCCGCGTACCGCGTCCAGTGCTCCTGGGGCTCCGGCTTCGGCTCGGGCTGGGCGGCGGCGCTCGGGGGCCAGAGTCCGGGACTGGCCGAGAGCTTCTTCTCGTAGACCCACTGGCCCGCGTGCGGCGTGGGCGGCGGATCGGCCCGCTCCACCGTGGACGCGGCCCGCTCCAGCACCTCCTTCACCGAACCCGGCACCGTCCGCGTCGTAGTCGGCACCGTGCGCTCCGCACCACTGTGGCCGCGCTTTCCGAGGCCGGAGGCCAGCACGGCCACCGCGGTGAGCGCGGCGGCGGCCCCGACCGCTGCGAGCCGCCAGTCGGCCCGCAGCCTGCGTCCCCGGCCCTGCCCCGCGGCGCTGCTCAGCCGGTCCCGCCCCTCGGCGAGCCGTGCCCGGTCGGGCTTCGGCGCCCCGGCCCGGAACTCGCGTACGTCCTTCATCTCGTCCACGTTCACGGCTGGACCACCTCCGCCACTTCGCCCAGAAACGCCGGGTCGGCACCCAGCGCGGCCCGTACTTTGCGGCGGGCCCGGTTGAGCCGGGACCGCACGGTCCCGACGGGTATGCCAAGCGCCTCGGCGACCTCCTGGTAGGTCAGGTCGGCCCAGGCCACGAGCAGCAGCACATGCCGGTCGGCGGCGGACAGCGCGGCGAGCGCGTCCGCGAGCGGGGCGCGGTCGGCGACCAGGTCCGCGGTGTCCTCGACCCAGCCGGCCGCGACGGGGTCCTGGCCGGTCCTGGCCAGCGCCCGCAGACCGCGTACTTCCTTCCGGCGCTGCTTGCCGATGAGGTGTGCGGCGATCCCGTACAGCCAGGGCCGGGCACTGGCCCGCGAGGCGTCGTAGCGGGCACGCACCCGGAACGCGGTCAGGAACGCGGTCAGGAACGTGTCGGCCGTGACGTCGTCCGCCGCGTGGTCGCCGAGGCGCCGGGCCGCGTACCGGTGGATGTCGGGTGCGTACCGGTCGTAGAGCCGGGCGAACAGCTCCGGATGTTCCAGGGACCGCGCGATGACATGGCCGTCGCGCTCGTCGCCGGGGTCGAGCGCCGGTGGTCCGGTCACGGGTCCTCCGTCAGGGGGTGGGGTCGAACGTGTCACCCGTTGTTCCCCGCTGGCCCGCGAAGAGTTCACGGCCGCACAGGATTTTCTCAGGGAGCGGGCGCGACCCTACGGGATCAGCCGCGCCAGCATCTCCCGTGCGTACCCGGCGTCGTACACCCCGCCCGTGAGCAGCACCTGCAGCGAGATCCCGTCCATGAGCGCGACCAGGGCCCGTGCCGTGACGGAATCGATGCGCTCGGCGAGGGCGTCGGACAGCGCCTGGCACCACTCGGCGGCGACGGGGTGCAGCGCGGGATTGCGCAGCGCGGCGAGGTACAGCTCGTACTCCAGCTCCACGCCGACCCGGTCCCCGGCGAGCCACTCGCCGAGCAGCCCGGCGAGCTCGTCGGCGAGGTCGAGCGCCGGGTCCTGGAAGGAGCCGCGCGCCGCGACAACCTTCGCGAACCCCTCGTTGGCCTGGCGAGTCGACGACTCCTTCATCCCGCACTAGGTATGGAAGACCGTTGACCTGCATCCTTTAGCTTCGGTGCAGGTCAGGTGGCTTGGTTTGTGTTGGTCTCACCATGCGTTGAAAGGCGTGCCTTCCGAGATCCGCCCCCTCTCATTCCCGACGCTCCCCGAGTCCCCGTCCGGCTGGCGCGGTTGTGGCACGGGGAACTTCTGATCCTTAGCTCTAGCCGGAACGGTCAGACGGTCATACCGGCCGCTTCAGCAGGCCGTGCTGACCGATCCGGGTCGGGTCGGTCGCCAGCACCGACGGCAGCGTGCTGCTGCTGTCCCACACCGTGACCTGGACCGCGCCCTCAGACTTCCAGATCCAGCAGGCACGGGCCGGACGCGTACTTGCGGGCGTTGGTCACCAGCTCGCTCGGACAGCTGCACCATGGCTGTCGCCCGTGCCGAGACGGGCAGGCCATGCACCGCTTGCAGCGACGTGAGAAAGTCGCGGGCCATGGCCCGGGCTCGGCGATCTCGGCACTGCCCTCGAACGCTGCCGAGACTCCGATCGGACGGCCGGCAGCCGGCCCTTGGCCCTCGTATCGGGCAGCAGTATCCACGGACCGCCGCACTTCCGAAGCGCAGCTAGTTGCCGATCTTCCCTGCACCCGAACCTTGCGCATAAGGCTGAGTCACGCCGATTGCGGGCTGCGGCCCCCGGTCTTCTTCTCCGGGCTCTTGGGGCTCTTGGCCGTCTTCTTGGCGGCGGGCTTCTTCGCCGTGTGCTGGGGCATGTCGTGGACGGTCGCGTCCTCGCCCCCGCTCTCGCCACGGGATTCGCGGGCGGACTCCACGGACTGGCGCAGCGCCGCCATGAGGTCGACGACCGGCGCCGCGGCCGCCGGCTGCTCGGCTCCGGTGGGCTGGGTGCTTTTGGTCTTCTCGGCGAGCAGGTTCTCCAGCGCTTCGCGGTAATGGTCCCGGAAGCCGGTGATGTCGTCGGTGGCCATGGCTTCCATGAGGTCGATGGCGGCGTCGATCTCCGAGTCGTCGACGTCCACCTCCTTGGGGGTGAGGGAGGTGGGGGAGCGGATCTCGTCGGGCCAGCGCATGGAGTGCAGGACGATCGCGTCGCCTTTGATGCGCAGCAGGCCCAGGCGCTCGCGGTTGTGCCGGGCGAACTTGGCCACCGCCACCTTCCCGGAGCGCTCCAAGGCCTGGCGCAGGAGGGTGTAGGGCTTGGCGGCGACCTGTCCCTCGGCGGCGAGGTAGTAGCTGTCGGCGATGCGCAGCGGGTCGATGCTGTCGGCCGGCACGAACGCGACCACGTCGATCGCGTCGCCGTCGGCAGCGGCATCTGGTCGAGGTCCTCATCGGTGACCTCGATGGTGTCCTTCGTGACCTCGTAGCCGCGCCCGATCTCGCTTTGGTCGAGCACCTTGCCGTCCAGCTCGCACACCTTCTGGTACCGGATCCGACCCATGTCGGCCTGGTGGTACTGGTGGAAGCCGATGTTGTGGTTCTCGGTGGCCGGCAACACCTTGATCGGGATCGTGACCAGCCCAAACGAGATGGCGCCGCTCCAGACGGGGCGTGGCATGACGGCCTCCAGCAGGATGAGGAATCTAGCCTAAAACGGACACGTGCGCGAGGCTCAGCAGCGGCTGTGCGGGGATGCCGTTCAGGTGAGCCGGCGCGTGGCGGCCTCGGTGAGCCGCCGGGTCAATGGCGCAGTCGGGATCGGCACAGCGAAGGAGTCCCCGGCGTGGCCGTCACGATCCGGCCGGGGGCTTTCGCCCGCCCAGCCGTTGCACCGAGAGATGCAACTCAGCGATGTTCAACGGTTCTCGCCGGCCGCACCAGCAGCTCCACTGCCCACTGTTGGCACCCTGTGTCGAACTCGACGTCGTCCCCATGACGCCCTGCCTGTTCGCCGACCGGGTGCCTGCCGCGCCCGGCCGATCGCCCCACGGTGCAGTCCGGGAGCTGCGGACAGAGGACGGAGCCGGGGATGGACATCGCCGGTGATGTCGATCACGGGCAAAGCCGCTGGTCAAGGGGCTCAACCGGGCGGCAAGGGGCGCGCTTGGTGCTGAGCGTCGGACAGCGGACAAGGGGTGGCTTCGCACGGTGGCTTCGGCCCGCGCGCAGATCCGCATGCAGGCCGGACAGCCGCCGACCCTGGCCAGATGGCGGGAGGAAGCCGAGGACACCGTGCCCGCCGACTTCACGCCCGACCCCGCCCACGAGCCGCACGAAATCCCTGGACCGGCCTCCGGGACGACGTCGACCACGTCCCGCCGGCCCCCTCCATCACCCCCTCCACGGCCTCTTCGCCCGCCAGGCGCGTATCCGCAGGTCAGCCCCAACAGAACAGGTCTTCCGGTACGTTCGACTACCCTCCCAAGTCTTCAGATCAGACTTGGAAGCCCACCCACACCCGGAAGAAGGAACTGCTCAGGGCTCTCGGGATCTTCCAGCGCGCCACCGCAGAGTATCTGTGGCGGATGCTGCGGCCCGTCGGTTGCCAAGGCCCCGCAGTACTGCGGGGCCTTGGGTAAACGCGCCAACTGCCAGGTCGCGGTCAGCGTCCACGCTGCCACCGACACCGCCTCCTGCTCGCTGCAGTGGAGGCTGTTCCTGCCACGGGAATGGGAAGCGGACAGCGACCGCAGGACCGCCACTCGTCTCCCGCCCGAGGTCACGCATCGCGAGAAGTGGCGACTGGCGTTCGACATGCTCGACACGCTGGCCGACTGGGGCATGAGGCCGCCGGTCGTCGTGGCCGACGCCGCCTACGACACCAACGCCCACCTGCGGACCGCTTTGGCTGACCGCGGCATCAACTACGTGCTGGCCGTCCGCGCGGACGTGACTGCCCACCCGTTCGACGCGGAGCCCGAGGCGCCGGACCGCAACGGACCGGTCGGCGCTGGCCCCAGCCTCGCTATCGACAGCCCGCACCGTCGGTGGCGGCCCTGGCCGCCGGTCTTGAGCCGCACGCTTTCACCGCCGTTGCGTGGCGGCACGGCTCTCGAGGGAAGCTACGGTCCCGCTTCGCCGCCGTGCGTGTCCGTCCTGCGGGCAAAGCCGTCGAGCGTCCGATCAAGGCCGCCGCCTCGGCCGAGCAGGGCTGGTGGGACGGGGTCCTGCCCGACTGCTGGCTGTTGGCCGAGTGGCCAGAAGAGGTTCCGGTCCCCACCGATTACTGGCTGTCCAGCCTGCCGGCTGACACCCCGATCGCCGATCTGGTCCGGCTGGCCAAGGTCCGCTGGCGCACCGAGCACGACTATCGCGGATTCAAGCACGGCCTGGGCCTGGACCATTTCGAAGGCCGTTCATGGCCCGGCTGGCACCACCACGTCACCCTCGTGACCGCCGCCCACGCGTTCCTTACCGAGCAGCGTCTGGCCCCAAAAGCGCCCGAGCCGGACTCACTCTTTACCAGATCCTCGATGCTCTCCAGGACACCTTGAGGTGCTGGACCGGCATCTACAGCACCTGCCAACAGCCTCTGCCCAGCAGGCCACGGACAGCGTCAAGATCGAGAAAAACCTAACGGAGTTCTACTAGTGTCCTGCGCCAGTAGTTGATCGTTAGTTTGTCTATGACTGCTTCTGCAGATGTGCCGGTGCCACGTCGTGGCCCGAAGTTGGAACCGTTGTTATTGTCGCCCGATGAGCGTGTGGTGTTGGAGCGTTGGGCCCGGCGGGCGTCGTCCGCGCAGGCAGTGGCGTTGCGGGCCCGCATTGTGCTGGCGTGTGCCGGCGCTGATGTTCCACCGATTGTCGTGGTGGCGCGGGAGTTACGTATCGCGGCGGACACGGTCCGCAAGTGGCGCCGCCGGTTTCTGACCGCCCGGCTGGACGGGTTGGTGGACGAGCCCCGGCCGGGCCGGCCGCCCACCATCAGCGTCGACCAGGTGGAGGCGGTCGTGGTCAGCACGTTGGAGGAGATCCCGAAGAACGCCACTCACTGGTCGCGGTCATCGATGGCCGACCGCAGCGGTCTGTCGAAGTCGACCGTGGGCCGGATCTGGCGGAAGTTCCAGCTCAAGCCGCATCTGACCGACACCTTCAAACTGTCGACGGATCCGCTGTTCGTGGAGAAGGTCTACGACGTGGTGGGGCTGTATTTCAACCCGCCCGAAGGCGCGGTGGTGCTGTCGGTGGACGAGAAGTCGCAGATCCAGGCGCTGGACCGCTCCCAGCCGGTACTACCGATGATGCCGGGCATGCCCGAGCGCCGCACCCATGACTACGTCCGCAACGGTCTGACCACCTTGTTCGCAGCCTTCGACGTCGCGACCGGAGAAGTCATCACCTCCCTGCACCGCAGGCACCGGGCAGCGGAGTTCAAGAAGTTCCTCGCCAAGATCGATAAAGAGGTTCCTGGGCACCTGCAGGTCCACTTGATCTGTGACAACTATGGCACCCACAAGACCCCAGCCATCAAAGCATGGCTGGCCAAACACCCACGTTTCCACCTGCACTTCACACCTACCGGCTCCTCCTGGATCAACCAGGTGGAGCGGTGGTTCGGCTTCCTCGCCGACCAGAAGATCCGCCGCGGCGCCCACAAGAGTGTGCGCTCCCTGGAAGCCGACATCCGGGCCTGGGTCAAGCAGTGGAACGAGAACCCGACCCCGTTCACCTGGACCAAGACAGCCGAAGAAATCCTCGACTCACTCGCCCGCTTCTGCCAACGGATCTCTGGCGCAGGACACTAGCCCGCATGGTGCCGCTGACGCAGCGCACCGGCTGGAAGATCGAAGAGATCATCGAATGCGACATCTTCGGCCTGCTCGCCCTCAGGTATGTCGCGGCCCTGTGCACCAACCCGCCGTTCTCCAAGCCCGGCCCGGCCAAGGAACTCGACGCGCTCGCGTTCTCTTACTACATCCGCATGCTCGCCAGCGCCCCCAAGGGCTTCGACGACATCACCGACCTGATTGTCCTCGACAGCAACCAGTGGTGCACCCCGGCCCTCGACACGACCGCCCAGGCCCGCGCCCTGCGACTCGTCCAGGACTGACCAACCCCCGGGGCGCAGTCGACGGGCTGCGCCCCGGGGGTTGGTGGCGGGGGAGTGAGGCTCTGTCACGTAATCGGTGCTTGCACTCCGTGGCGATCACCGGAGGAGGATACGGTGGCGGAGGGGCCCGGTGACCTCGTGGTGCGCCTGCCGCACGGTGCCCGGCATAGTGACCGCCCTCTGGCAGGGACAGCAACGTTCACGACATTCCGTGCGACCGGAGGGGAATCGTGGACAAGAATCCGAAGGGCCGAAGGTCGGTCCCGCTCACCACGGGGCGTTCGTTTCTGACGCTATCGGCCCACCGCGCGGTGACCTCTTCCGGCTCGGAACGCAGTGTCTCGGCGGCCTCCATCCATCTCGGCCCCCTCTGTCGGCGAGACGCCCGGGCCCTCCCCGGTCAGTCCGCTAGCAGCTCCTCCCATCCCATGGTTATGGGTTTGTCGAACGGGGCTGGGTCTTCGGGATCCGTGAGGTGAAGAACATTGCGAGGAGAGCGGTGAAGGCGAGGATGGCGAGTGCGGCGCGCAGACCATCGATCCTGGCGTCGGCGTTCGCGTCGAGTGCCGCTTGCGTCACCTCCGTGTTAGCGCCCGCTTCGTTGAGAGCCGACTTGAGCTGGACGTCCGACAAGAACGGTGCGCCGCTTTGAAGTTCGACAGTTGCCTGGCTCCTGACCTCGGCCGGAACCGCCGGATTCTGGTCCACGCTGGTGAGGAAGGAAGTCGTCAGCGAGGCGATCATGATCGACCCGGCGAGTGCCGTACCGATCGAGGCGCCGAGGTTGGTGACGGCGTTCTGGACGCCGCCGACTTCCGCGCTCTGTGCTTCAGGCACCGCGGACACGGTGACCGACCCGAGCTGGGACGCCAGCGCGCCCATGCCGAGCCCGATCAGCAGGAGGGGGATAGTGACGATTTCCGCGCCAGCGTCCGCGTCGAGCGCGGCCATCAGGACCACCGCGCCCGCGAGCAACGCGAGGGTCCCGAGCCGCACCACCCGCCGCGGTGAGACGTCCGGGAGGAAGCGGGGGATCAGGATGGCGGCCGCCAGCAATGTCACGGAGAGCGGCAGGATGCGGGCGCCGGTCTTGAGCGCGGACAGGCCGAGCGCCACGGACAGATAGAGCGGCACGACGAAGAAGACGCCCATCTGAACGAGGTACTGGAAGAAGAACATCGTCAGTCCGCCGGTGAGCTGCTTGTTGTGCAGCATGCCCGGGTCGATGAGGGGCTCTCTGCGCCGCTCCACCATGCGGGCCTCCCAGCGCAGGAAGAGCCAGACCAGGAGCAGACCGGCCAGCATCAGCCACACGACCAGCGACACGCCGAGCCACGAAGGCGCGTCGGGCTTCGGCTGGAACCAGCCCCATTCGTCGGAGCGGAGTACGCCGTAGACGAAGATCCCGAGCCCGAGCGCGGAGAGCACGGCGCCGACGAGATCGATGCGGGGGCGTTCGCCGATCGGCGCGTCGGCGATGCGGCCGGCGAGCATCAGGATGCCGAGCACCATGACGACCTCGCCGGCGAAGACCCACCGCCATGAGAAGTACGTCGTCGCGACGCCCCCGATGAGCGGCCCGACCGCGATCGCCACGGCCCCTGCGGCCGCGACGAGACCGTAGGCGGCGGGCCGGCGTTCGGCGGCGAAGTTGCTCGCCACCAGCGCCACGATCGCGGGCAGGATGAGTGCCGCACCGATCCCCTCGAGGAACGACCAGCCGAGCAGCAGCACGGGCAGGTTCGGCGCGAGCGCCGTGGTGAGGGAGCCGCAGCCGTAGATGACACAGCCGATCATGAACGCGCGTTTGCGGCCGATCAGCGCCCCTACTTTGCCGCCGGGGATCATGAACATCGCCATCACGAGGGTGTAGGCCGTGATGGCGCCTTGCACCCCCGTGACCGTCGTGCCCACGTCTTCGGCCACCGTCGCGATGGAGACGTTCATGACCGAACTGTCGAGCGCCATCAGGAACTGACCGGCCGCGAGTGCCAGCAGGACGATGCGCGCCGTTCCCGAACTCTCGGCGGTGCCTGCTCTGGGTGCCATCCGCGCATCGTCCCAGCCGCCCCCGGAGGGCGCTCCGCGACCCGCCCCCGAGGTCAACCGGTTGGCGGACTGAGGCCAGCGGAGTCCCCTGGGCGGAAGTCGTCATGGTGCGAGAGGGCGAGAGGGGCAGCTTCATACGCTGCGGCAGAGGTGCTCCCCGTTCGGCAGGACGATGCCAGGCACGCCGAGCGCCCAGGTCAAGGACGGGCTGATCGTCGCGGTCTTCCGGCACTACGAGTCCAAAGCTGCCGAGTCGAAGCCTCTTCTTCACGATCATGCGCTGATCTCGATCCGCACCCGGCGGCCGGACGAAAAGGGGACGTGGGGCAACCTGTCGGCGGACTCGATGCTGGCCCACATCGTCGTGGCCGACACCCTCTACACCCTGTACTTCATGGAGGAGGTGTCCGCCCGGCTCGGGTGGGCCTGGGAGCCGCGCGAGGTGACGCCCGGCCGCCGGCCCGTCATGGAGATCGCGGGCATCGACCAGCGGCTCATCAGCTGGCAGTCGACCCGCCGCCAGCAGATCGAGGACACGCTGCCCGTCCTCACCGCCAGGTACGAGGAGAAGCACGGGCACGCGCCGGGGGAGTGGGCCGCCTACGCGCTGGCCTGCCAGGCCGCCGACCAGAGCTCCCGCCCAAGCGCACGGAACTGCTGTCGCTGACCGAGCTGCGCAAGCGATGGCGCGCCTCGGCGATCCGGGCCTACGGCGCCGACGTCGTCGACCGGCTGGCGCAGCGGGCGCGGGCGGCGGCTGCGGCGGTGTGGGCGCGGGTGCGGCCGCTGGTCGACATAGCGCTGGCCGCCGTCGACGTCGTGTACGTGATGCGCGGCGCGTTCAAAGGCCACCCCCTGCTCGCCGAAGCCCGCCGCCACCTCTCCTACGTCCTGCGCGGCCGACCCCACGAACCCGGCCTGGACGAACAGATCGTGCAGACGGCCGTCGACGACTACACCCGCCCGGCCAGCCGCCGGATGATGACCGCCGACCTGCGCGCCCTGTACCCACGCGCCACCGAAGACCAGGCCGTGCTGCGCCGCTGACCCGCAAACGGACCGCCCCGCCGTACGAGCGGGCCCGCCTCGCCGCCGGTGCGCTGAGGGTCCAGGCCCAGGCCGTGCGTCGCGCGGACCGGCTGGGCTGCCGCACCCGGCCGCGCGCCGTCGCCGTGCCCGCCGCCTCGAGGTCGCGCCCGTGGCCGTTCCACCCCGGCCGGAAGGCCGGCCGCGTTCCAGAGCAGACGACCGACGTCGACACGGTGGAGCAGACCCGCCGGACGCTCGCCGAGGCCGCCCTCGCCAGGGTCCAGGAAGGCGCCCGGGAGCGCGCCCTCGCCCACGGCCCCCGACCGCAGCCCGCCCCGGCGACGGCCCCGCCGCCACACACCCAGCAGCCCGGCACCCAGCACACACCGGGCCGGACCACAGGAGGAGTCGAGTGAGCACCTCGGAAGAACACCCCAGCCCTGACGAAGCCCTCGCCCGCGCCCGCGCCGCCGCCAAGAAGATGGATGCCGCGCTCGACGAGGACCACGAGCCCGAGCCCGACGAGCCCCTGGGGTGCCAGCCGGTCTGGAAGCGGCCCCGGAAGCCGAAGTCGAAGGCGAAGAAGAAGGAGGAGCTGCACAAGCAACGGTGGCGGCTCCAGGACGCCGGACGGCGCCGCCTTGCCGCCGGGCAGTCGCGCCGGCCCCGGTCCCGGCAGAACCGGATCGGCAACGCGGCCGCACGCCGCGACGCGCGTGCCCTGTCCCGGGTGCGGCACTCCAACGCCTGGCTGTGGTGAAGATGCCGGGCATCGTCCACCGAGTGGAACCCACGATGTTCGGCATCCAGTGTCAGTGAGTTGCCGCCAACTTGAAGTCCCAGGTCAAAGGGCTGGTGTGATCGGTCCTCGGCGTACTCGTGCTGGTCGTGGGCGGAAGTCTGCGGAGAAGATCGTCCGTCAGCGGTTGACTTCGAGGTTCGTCAGGACGAGCAGAGCGCGCAAGAGCTGGGTGGCGCGGGCGGGGTGAGATCCGCCAGTTCTTGAGGTGGGCGAAGCCGTGCTCGACCGGTGCGCGTCCGACGGCAAGGACTCGGTTGGTTTCCTTCTGGCCTGGGGTGAGTTTGTGGGTGCGGCTGGCGGTGTAGCCGGTGACGATCACAGGGTCGAGGATGTCGTTGTCCAGGCTGCGGAAACCGAGGTCGGCCACGCCCCGAGGCCGGCCGCGCGCAGGTGGGCCAGCATGCGGTCATGGCGGGCGGCGGTGTTGTCGTGGGTGCGGCCGGGCCGGGCGGCGGATATCCAGATCAGGCGGCCCTTCTCGTCGGTCAGGGCGAGAAAGCGCATGCCATGGCTGCGGTGCTTGCCGGAATAGTTCCGCCGGTCGGCCCTCCCGGTGCGGCGCCTGGTGCGAATGGGGGTGCCGTCGATCAGGACCACCTCCCCGCCCTGCTTGGCGACCTTTCTCAAGGCACGGTCCGGGCGCGGCGCCTGGGCGGCGAGCAGTCCGATCAGCTCGTCGCGCCAGCGGCGGGACGGTGGACTCGGACACGTCGTTGCCGCCGGCCATGTCGGCCAGGCGCTGGTCGTGGCGCAGCACGGCCAGGACGATCACCGCGATCTTCCCCGGCGGCAGGATCCGCCACCTGGACCGAATCGCCTTCAGATGCCGCCGCAGCAGATCGGCGAGGTGGTTGACGGTGCGCGTGGAGCGACAGACGGCACTGGTAGACAATCGGGCAGGTGTCCTCGGCAAGCTCTTTGGTATTCGTCACACAATTCCAACGGCCGTCGGGGGCATCCCGGTTACGCCCGTGCCGAGCCGCTCCGAGTGGCCGTGTTGCTGGTCCCAGGCGGGTGGTGAACCGGCCGTCGGGCAGTTTCTGCAGCCAGCCGCGATCGACGAGTCTGACCAGCTTGCTGCGTAGCGGTTCCAGCTTGGCCTTCACGGTGACGTCCACCCCCTACCTCGCCGACCTCGCGGGCCATGACCGGTCCGGCGGCCTGTCGCACGGCGGCCAGGAT is part of the Streptomyces agglomeratus genome and encodes:
- a CDS encoding RNA polymerase sigma factor, with the protein product MTGPPALDPGDERDGHVIARSLEHPELFARLYDRYAPDIHRYAARRLGDHAADDVTADTFLTAFLTAFRVRARYDASRASARPWLYGIAAHLIGKQRRKEVRGLRALARTGQDPVAAGWVEDTADLVADRAPLADALAALSAADRHVLLLVAWADLTYQEVAEALGIPVGTVRSRLNRARRKVRAALGADPAFLGEVAEVVQP
- a CDS encoding IS630 family transposase, giving the protein MTASADVPVPRRGPKLEPLLLSPDERVVLERWARRASSAQAVALRARIVLACAGADVPPIVVVARELRIAADTVRKWRRRFLTARLDGLVDEPRPGRPPTISVDQVEAVVVSTLEEIPKNATHWSRSSMADRSGLSKSTVGRIWRKFQLKPHLTDTFKLSTDPLFVEKVYDVVGLYFNPPEGAVVLSVDEKSQIQALDRSQPVLPMMPGMPERRTHDYVRNGLTTLFAAFDVATGEVITSLHRRHRAAEFKKFLAKIDKEVPGHLQVHLICDNYGTHKTPAIKAWLAKHPRFHLHFTPTGSSWINQVERWFGFLADQKIRRGAHKSVRSLEADIRAWVKQWNENPTPFTWTKTAEEILDSLARFCQRISGAGH
- a CDS encoding IS1182 family transposase yields the protein MRDRLDGLWHDEDFADWYPRDGRPGLSPAQLATVCVLQFLLGLSGRQAAEAVRCRIDFKYAMAMELDDPGCHHSVLADFRDRLAEGNRADRLLDLALARLKEAGLVRERTTQRTDSTHVLAAVRDLTRLELITEAVRAALEEVAGTSPHLLDELVDEDWGRRYGRPVRLGKNPTKPKTRILATGNDAVRLLEHLYQHGADRASGPRIQALRQIMVQNYHRDAAGHRRWRTAEKEGGLGLPPSSRAVVSPYDTSARYARHGHIISWKGFSAHLTETCAPDGPNVITDVATTAATTHDSQVLPGIHTRLARRGLLPAEHLVDAGYTSLPRLEQATREHQVTVSGPLRSNPTRQHRRDEGFARDDFHIDYDRQQVTCPQGQVSQGWHGPYPTSSPTAAPLIVARFTKSQGQPCPARTQCTTSRESTRTVGFPPRELRDLQLRVRTEQQTPEWKTRYAVRSGVEGTVNEFAHGYCMRRCRYRGQGKAHIQHVLTAIAVNIERLSGLPPTEEAPTPRRPTAFQNYLDQREIPRPKSWRTLGS
- a CDS encoding CU044_5270 family protein, yielding MNVDEMKDVREFRAGAPKPDRARLAEGRDRLSSAAGQGRGRRLRADWRLAAVGAAAALTAVAVLASGLGKRGHSGAERTVPTTTRTVPGSVKEVLERAASTVERADPPPTPHAGQWVYEKKLSASPGLWPPSAAAQPEPKPEPQEHWTRYADPRFENGKEGDDRSMRERLRFLDELPDDPAAMLKKVRAYYPSGKGNPKSEGEQDMGALSVLFKSQPIPPQALAKLYRALAAVPGAEVTDHLVRDLAGRDALAVGHEEKGQKVRREILIDPHTYQYLGDRQIVVKDYKDTFPGADDTPDRPWKAGDLMFQNALLATGIVDDKGDRP
- a CDS encoding transposase family protein is translated as MVLIDGTPIRTRRRTGRADRRNYSGKHRSHGMRFLALTDEKGRLIWISAARPGRTHDNTAARHDRMLAHLRAAGLGAWPTSVSAAWTTTSSTL
- a CDS encoding MFS transporter, with amino-acid sequence MAPRAGTAESSGTARIVLLALAAGQFLMALDSSVMNVSIATVAEDVGTTVTGVQGAITAYTLVMAMFMIPGGKVGALIGRKRAFMIGCVIYGCGSLTTALAPNLPVLLLGWSFLEGIGAALILPAIVALVASNFAAERRPAAYGLVAAAGAVAIAVGPLIGGVATTYFSWRWVFAGEVVMVLGILMLAGRIADAPIGERPRIDLVGAVLSALGLGIFVYGVLRSDEWGWFQPKPDAPSWLGVSLVVWLMLAGLLLVWLFLRWEARMVERRREPLIDPGMLHNKQLTGGLTMFFFQYLVQMGVFFVVPLYLSVALGLSALKTGARILPLSVTLLAAAILIPRFLPDVSPRRVVRLGTLALLAGAVVLMAALDADAGAEIVTIPLLLIGLGMGALASQLGSVTVSAVPEAQSAEVGGVQNAVTNLGASIGTALAGSIMIASLTTSFLTSVDQNPAVPAEVRSQATVELQSGAPFLSDVQLKSALNEAGANTEVTQAALDANADARIDGLRAALAILAFTALLAMFFTSRIPKTQPRSTNP